From Neobacillus sp. PS2-9, the proteins below share one genomic window:
- a CDS encoding response regulator: MRILIVDDEPLVRIGIKSSIDWQSYGISIVGEAGDGEEAIQLMLEQNPDLVLLDIKMPKKDGLEVLIEMKERGIHSKVIILSSFDDLETVKKAMKLGADDYFHKPNMNDQQILKVVSKIQEELSVEQTEKEKNYDHDSKPMEASIRNLLIGKQKAVEQLNFKGNNILVVLFKVKEYKKILERYRENDAALLQNSILNLLKELLVKDKEVEFLQIEHNLFSLIFSNSDIKSAQNTYTIIYEKVHHINQSLKRFLNIETVYGISKPADKFSNIKHAFKQAKHALDHAFYNSDQSILYFQNLEDVSADEQEEAFIKKMKKELREEKFKQFFNTVKEWEQYLQNKKTISKEEVRKIYEGLLFMMEETDKYLGYIDKFEPIESFAELSGLYHQVFEEILSGRVTFKNKGYSPIIKIILEFLELNYHESISLKSLGEEFHVSPNYISRLFKKETGIGLFDYLNEIRIQKSKALLKDYQYKIYEVAEMVGFKSQVHFAIVFNKYEGMSPKDFRKERV; this comes from the coding sequence ATGAGAATCCTAATTGTAGATGATGAACCTTTAGTACGGATCGGAATAAAGTCGTCAATTGATTGGCAGTCGTATGGAATAAGTATTGTTGGCGAAGCAGGAGATGGGGAGGAAGCTATTCAGCTCATGCTGGAGCAAAATCCAGATCTTGTTTTATTGGATATAAAAATGCCTAAAAAGGATGGATTGGAAGTTTTAATAGAGATGAAAGAACGAGGAATCCATTCCAAAGTGATCATATTAAGTAGTTTTGATGACCTCGAAACGGTAAAAAAGGCAATGAAATTAGGGGCCGATGATTATTTTCATAAACCGAATATGAATGATCAGCAAATTTTGAAGGTGGTTTCCAAAATACAAGAAGAATTGTCGGTCGAACAAACGGAGAAAGAAAAAAACTATGACCATGATTCAAAACCAATGGAAGCCAGTATTAGAAATTTACTAATAGGAAAACAAAAAGCAGTGGAGCAGTTGAACTTTAAAGGGAATAACATCTTAGTCGTGTTATTTAAGGTGAAGGAATATAAAAAAATCCTTGAAAGATATCGTGAAAATGACGCAGCATTATTGCAAAATTCGATTCTGAATTTGTTAAAGGAACTGTTAGTTAAAGATAAGGAAGTAGAATTTTTACAAATAGAGCATAACTTGTTTTCACTCATTTTCAGTAATAGTGACATAAAAAGTGCACAAAACACCTACACAATCATTTATGAAAAAGTACATCACATAAACCAATCATTAAAGAGATTCTTGAATATTGAAACAGTATATGGAATCAGTAAGCCAGCAGATAAGTTTAGCAATATAAAACACGCATTTAAACAGGCGAAACATGCACTCGACCATGCATTTTATAACTCGGACCAGTCAATCTTATATTTTCAAAACTTAGAGGATGTAAGTGCCGATGAGCAGGAAGAAGCCTTCATTAAGAAAATGAAAAAAGAGTTAAGAGAAGAAAAATTTAAGCAATTTTTTAACACAGTAAAAGAATGGGAACAGTACCTTCAAAACAAGAAGACCATTAGTAAGGAAGAGGTCAGAAAAATATATGAAGGGTTATTGTTCATGATGGAAGAAACAGATAAATATCTAGGATATATTGATAAATTTGAACCAATCGAATCGTTTGCCGAGCTGTCAGGTTTATATCATCAGGTTTTTGAGGAAATCCTCTCAGGTAGGGTAACCTTTAAAAATAAGGGATATAGCCCCATCATTAAAATTATCCTTGAGTTTCTAGAACTCAATTATCATGAATCCATTTCATTAAAGAGTTTGGGAGAAGAATTCCATGTCAGTCCCAATTACATTAGCAGATTATTTAAGAAAGAGACAGGGATAGGATTATTTGATTACCTTAATGAGATACGAATTCAAAAATCAAAAGCTCTTTTAAAAGACTATCAATATAAAATTTATGAAGTTGCAGAAATGGTTGGTTTTAAAAGCCAGGTTCATTTTGCGATTGTCTTTAATAAGTATGAAGGGATGTCTCCGAAGGATTTTAGAAAAGAGAGAGTGTGA